One Peterkaempfera bronchialis DNA window includes the following coding sequences:
- a CDS encoding CocE/NonD family hydrolase, translating into MDLGGRRMRQWWTGRPRGPRRLAAAVLALAVTAGGVGVWGAAASGSGPAVHVEQHFLELPESPGSAERVRIDTAFLTAGGPGRRPAVLLAHGFGGSKDGVRAQAEQLARDGYAVLTWSARGFGRSGGRIGLDDPDREVGDVRALVDWLAKRPEVRLDAPGDPRVGITGASYGGAVSLLAAAYDRRIDAVAPQITWWNLADALFPQRTVGGSAADGVFKKLWAGIFFTTGSTAAAPAAPTTGPTAAAAAAAAPAGCGRFTDRLCAMYNRVAVAGRPDPAAVKLLERSSPSSVADRIRVPTLVVQGQHDSLFPLDQGDAIARAVAANGAPVAVDWYAGGHDGGDQETGRVQQRVADWFDHYLKGATTPTGPAFRVTRTGGLDSTGVQPVLRGATADRYPGLDGTTSRTIPLTGGEQSAANPAGGSPPSVSTVPGLAALSQLSAVGGGLSLDLPGQSASFGSAPLATAVRVTGAPRVTVRVRADRPDAVLFAKLYDVAPDGTRSLPQQLVAPLRITGADAPQGRTAEVLLPAVDHEFTAGHRMLVVLSTTDLAYASPVEPATYRIATAGGGLTVPADHGLRTAPAPLPRWVWGLPAAAVALAALLLLTGRGGPRRTPPPDPALAPVPLQITGLTKRYAGAADRYAVQDLTFRVEQGQVVGLLGPNGAGKTTTLRMLMGLIRPDRGTVRIFGHAVRSGAPVLSRVGAFVEGAGFLPHLTGRDNLRLYWQATGRPAEDAHLAEALEIAGLGEALDRPVRTYSQGMRQRLAIAQAMLGLPELLILDEPTNGLDPPQIREMREVLIRYAATGRTVIVSSHLLSEVEQSCTHLVVMDRGRLVTAGAVADIVGAGDLLLVTIPESGPDALDADGRAVAAEKVAALDGVASAEPADGGLLIRLGDLPAHRLLAELVRLGIPVERVGPHRRLEDAFLSLIGGPA; encoded by the coding sequence ATGGACCTGGGCGGCCGACGTATGCGGCAGTGGTGGACAGGGCGGCCGCGCGGCCCCCGGCGGCTCGCCGCCGCCGTACTCGCCCTGGCCGTGACGGCCGGGGGCGTCGGCGTCTGGGGTGCGGCGGCCTCCGGCAGCGGGCCCGCCGTCCACGTCGAGCAGCACTTCCTGGAACTGCCGGAGAGCCCCGGCAGCGCCGAACGGGTCCGCATCGACACCGCCTTCCTCACCGCCGGCGGCCCGGGCCGCCGCCCCGCCGTGCTGCTGGCACACGGCTTCGGCGGCTCCAAGGACGGCGTACGGGCCCAGGCCGAGCAGCTCGCCCGGGACGGCTATGCGGTGCTGACCTGGTCCGCCCGGGGCTTCGGCCGCTCCGGCGGCAGGATCGGCCTGGACGACCCCGACCGCGAGGTGGGCGACGTCCGCGCGCTGGTCGACTGGCTGGCCAAGCGCCCCGAGGTTCGGCTGGACGCCCCCGGCGACCCCCGGGTCGGCATCACCGGTGCCTCGTACGGCGGCGCGGTCTCGCTGCTCGCCGCCGCATACGACCGCCGCATCGACGCCGTCGCGCCGCAGATCACCTGGTGGAACCTGGCCGACGCGCTCTTCCCGCAGCGCACCGTGGGCGGCAGCGCCGCCGACGGGGTCTTCAAGAAGCTCTGGGCCGGGATCTTCTTCACCACCGGCTCCACCGCCGCCGCCCCCGCCGCCCCCACCACCGGCCCCACCGCCGCCGCAGCGGCCGCCGCAGCGCCCGCCGGGTGCGGCCGCTTCACCGACCGGCTCTGCGCCATGTACAACCGGGTCGCGGTCGCCGGACGCCCCGACCCGGCGGCCGTGAAGCTGCTGGAACGCTCCAGCCCCTCGTCGGTGGCGGACCGCATCCGCGTCCCCACCCTGGTCGTCCAGGGCCAGCACGACTCGCTCTTCCCGCTCGACCAGGGCGACGCCATCGCCCGCGCCGTCGCCGCCAATGGCGCACCCGTCGCCGTCGACTGGTACGCGGGCGGCCATGACGGCGGCGACCAGGAGACCGGCCGGGTGCAGCAGCGCGTCGCCGACTGGTTCGACCACTACCTCAAGGGCGCCACCACCCCCACCGGCCCGGCCTTCCGGGTCACCCGCACCGGCGGCCTGGACTCCACCGGGGTCCAGCCGGTGCTGCGCGGCGCCACCGCCGACCGCTACCCCGGTCTGGACGGCACCACCAGCCGCACCATCCCGCTCACCGGCGGCGAGCAGAGCGCCGCCAACCCGGCCGGCGGCTCCCCGCCCTCCGTCTCCACCGTCCCCGGCCTCGCCGCGCTCTCCCAGCTCTCCGCCGTGGGCGGCGGCCTCTCCCTGGACCTGCCCGGCCAGTCCGCCTCCTTCGGCTCCGCCCCGCTGGCCACCGCCGTCCGGGTCACCGGCGCACCCCGGGTCACCGTACGGGTCCGCGCCGACCGGCCCGATGCGGTGCTCTTCGCCAAGCTCTACGACGTCGCCCCGGACGGCACCCGCAGCCTGCCCCAGCAGTTGGTCGCCCCGCTGCGGATCACCGGCGCCGACGCCCCGCAGGGCCGTACCGCCGAGGTGCTGCTGCCGGCCGTGGACCACGAGTTCACCGCCGGGCACCGGATGCTGGTGGTGCTCTCCACCACCGACCTGGCGTACGCCTCCCCGGTCGAGCCCGCCACATACCGGATCGCGACGGCCGGCGGCGGGCTCACCGTCCCCGCCGACCACGGGCTGCGCACCGCGCCCGCCCCGCTGCCCCGCTGGGTGTGGGGGCTGCCCGCCGCCGCCGTCGCGCTCGCCGCACTGCTGCTGCTCACCGGTCGCGGCGGACCGCGCCGCACCCCGCCGCCCGACCCGGCGCTGGCCCCGGTCCCGCTCCAGATCACCGGTCTGACCAAGCGCTACGCCGGGGCCGCCGACCGGTACGCCGTCCAGGACCTCACCTTCCGCGTCGAACAGGGCCAGGTCGTCGGGCTGCTCGGCCCCAACGGGGCGGGCAAGACCACCACCCTGCGGATGCTGATGGGCCTCATCCGCCCCGACCGGGGCACCGTCCGGATCTTCGGGCACGCGGTGCGCAGCGGTGCGCCGGTGCTCTCCCGGGTCGGCGCCTTCGTGGAGGGCGCAGGCTTCCTGCCGCACCTCACCGGCCGCGACAATCTGCGGCTGTACTGGCAGGCCACCGGCCGCCCCGCCGAGGACGCGCACCTCGCCGAGGCGCTGGAGATCGCCGGTCTGGGGGAGGCGCTGGACCGGCCGGTGCGCACCTACTCCCAGGGCATGCGGCAGCGCCTGGCCATCGCCCAGGCCATGCTGGGCCTGCCCGAGCTGCTCATCCTGGACGAGCCCACCAACGGCCTTGACCCGCCGCAGATCCGCGAGATGCGGGAGGTGCTCATCCGCTATGCCGCCACCGGGCGGACCGTGATCGTCTCCAGCCATCTGCTCTCCGAGGTCGAGCAGAGCTGCACCCATCTGGTGGTGATGGACCGGGGCCGACTGGTCACCGCCGGGGCCGTCGCCGACATCGTCGGCGCGGGCGACCTGCTGCTGGTCACCATCCCGGAGAGCGGCCCCGACGCGCTGGACGCCGACGGCCGCGCGGTCGCCGCCGAGAAGGTCGCCGCGCTGGACGGGGTGGCCTCGGCCGAGCCCGCCGACGGCGGCCTGCTGATCCGCCTCGGGGACCTCCCGGCGCACCGGCTGCTGGCCGAACTGGTGCGGCTCGGCATCCCGGTGGAGCGGGTCGGACCGCACCGCCGCCTGGAGGACGCCTTCCTCTCCCTGATCGGAGGACCCGCGTGA
- a CDS encoding GNAT family N-acetyltransferase: MLPAARGTGPGVALVRAIERAGLERGAGELELHAQVSAIGFHERLGHTAHGPEYLDGGLPHRTMTRGLTG; encoded by the coding sequence GTGCTGCCCGCCGCCCGGGGCACCGGGCCGGGTGTGGCATTGGTCCGCGCCATCGAACGGGCCGGGCTGGAGCGCGGCGCCGGGGAGCTGGAGCTGCACGCCCAGGTCTCCGCGATCGGCTTCCATGAGCGCCTGGGCCACACCGCCCACGGCCCCGAGTACCTGGACGGCGGCCTTCCGCACCGCACCATGACCCGGGGGCTCACCGGCTGA
- a CDS encoding RluA family pseudouridine synthase, with protein MSTAAQIRTLPVPDGLEGERLDAALARMFGFSRTKAAELAADGKVRVDGATAGKSDRVMAGAWLEVEIPAPAAPVQIVAEPVDGMRIVHEDDHVLVVDKPVGVAAHPSPGWTGPTVIGGLAAAGYRISTSGAAERQGIVHRLDVGTSGLMVVAKSELAYSLLKQQFRERTVDKRYHTLVQGHPDPMHGTVDAPIDRHPTADWKWAVVASGKPSVTHYDLIEAFRAASLLDIKLETGRTHQIRVHMSALRHPCVGDLTYGADPTLAKRLRLTRQWLHAVHLGFEHPSDGQWVEFDSEYPEDLAKALDIIASES; from the coding sequence GTGAGCACCGCAGCGCAGATCCGCACCCTGCCCGTACCCGACGGCCTTGAGGGCGAGCGTCTCGACGCCGCGCTCGCCCGCATGTTCGGCTTCTCCCGCACCAAGGCGGCCGAACTCGCCGCCGACGGCAAGGTCCGGGTGGACGGCGCGACCGCGGGCAAGTCCGACCGGGTCATGGCCGGGGCCTGGCTGGAGGTCGAGATCCCCGCCCCGGCGGCGCCGGTGCAGATCGTCGCCGAGCCGGTCGACGGCATGCGGATCGTCCACGAGGACGACCACGTCCTGGTGGTCGACAAGCCGGTCGGCGTCGCCGCCCACCCCAGCCCCGGCTGGACCGGCCCCACCGTGATCGGCGGCCTCGCCGCCGCCGGGTACCGCATCTCCACCTCGGGCGCCGCCGAGCGGCAGGGCATCGTGCACCGGCTGGACGTCGGCACCTCCGGCCTGATGGTGGTCGCCAAGTCCGAGCTGGCCTACAGCCTGCTCAAGCAGCAGTTCCGCGAGCGCACCGTGGACAAGCGCTACCACACCCTGGTGCAGGGCCACCCCGACCCGATGCACGGCACCGTGGACGCGCCGATCGACCGGCACCCCACCGCCGACTGGAAGTGGGCCGTGGTCGCCTCCGGCAAGCCGTCGGTCACCCACTACGACCTCATCGAGGCGTTCCGGGCCGCCTCGCTGCTGGACATCAAGCTGGAGACCGGCCGCACCCACCAGATCCGGGTGCATATGTCCGCGCTGCGCCACCCCTGCGTCGGCGACCTCACCTACGGCGCCGACCCCACCCTGGCCAAGCGCCTCCGCCTCACCCGCCAGTGGCTGCACGCCGTCCACCTGGGCTTTGAGCACCCCTCGGACGGGCAGTGGGTGGAGTTCGACAGCGAGTACCCGGAGGACCTGGCCAAGGCCCTGGACATCATCGCCTCGGAGAGCTGA
- the lspA gene encoding signal peptidase II, translating into MTAAERIISTPGSHQTQDGAARDGAAEAATAPGEQTPGEQPTPGEQSADASAPVHRRRIAVLLTVALLAYLVDLGSKLLVVSDLEGHAPIQVIGDVLTFQVIRNPGAAFGMGQALTIVFTLIATSVIVVIWRIARKLHSLPWAVALGLLLGGALGNLTDRLFRGPAVFRGHVVDFVSLQHFAVFNLADSAIVCGGVLVVLLSFRGSNPDGTVHRDREEQPGEPDAPEAPAEPEQG; encoded by the coding sequence GTGACGGCAGCGGAGCGGATCATCAGTACGCCAGGTTCCCACCAGACCCAGGACGGCGCAGCCCGGGACGGCGCCGCCGAGGCCGCGACGGCCCCCGGGGAGCAGACCCCCGGGGAGCAGCCCACCCCCGGAGAGCAGTCCGCCGACGCCTCCGCTCCCGTGCACCGCCGCCGGATCGCGGTGCTGCTGACCGTGGCGCTGCTCGCCTACCTGGTCGACCTGGGCAGCAAGCTGCTGGTCGTCTCCGACCTGGAAGGCCATGCCCCGATCCAGGTGATCGGCGATGTGCTCACCTTCCAGGTGATCCGCAACCCGGGCGCGGCCTTCGGCATGGGCCAAGCCCTGACCATCGTCTTCACCCTGATCGCCACCTCGGTGATCGTGGTCATCTGGCGGATCGCCCGCAAGCTGCACAGCCTGCCCTGGGCGGTGGCGCTGGGCCTGCTGCTCGGCGGAGCGCTGGGCAACCTCACCGACCGGCTCTTCCGGGGGCCGGCCGTCTTCCGCGGCCATGTGGTCGACTTCGTCTCGCTCCAGCACTTCGCGGTCTTCAACCTGGCCGACTCCGCGATCGTCTGCGGTGGTGTGCTGGTGGTGCTGCTCTCCTTCCGGGGCTCCAACCCGGACGGCACCGTCCACCGCGACCGCGAGGAGCAGCCGGGCGAGCCCGACGCACCGGAGGCCCCGGCCGAGCCCGAGCAGGGCTGA
- a CDS encoding TraR/DksA family transcriptional regulator — MAEKAENGTTATRRAARRAVADQGEGTATPRRKTGTAAARPAVPTRTHAAATGATRTAAATAAIPEPGPLDPAQLPVRPGEEPWTAAEVDELRDELTAEAKRLRQEIDTAEAAISGMMRDSGDGAGDDQVDAGTKNISREHELALANNARDMLAQTERALDRLRGTGFGLCESCGEAVGKARLQAFPRATLCVQCKAKQERR, encoded by the coding sequence ATGGCTGAGAAGGCTGAGAACGGGACCACCGCCACCAGGCGGGCGGCCCGCAGGGCCGTGGCGGACCAGGGGGAGGGCACCGCGACCCCGCGCCGCAAGACCGGCACCGCCGCCGCCCGGCCGGCGGTCCCCACCCGCACCCACGCCGCCGCGACCGGCGCCACCCGTACGGCCGCCGCCACCGCCGCGATCCCGGAGCCGGGGCCGCTGGACCCCGCGCAGCTGCCGGTACGCCCCGGGGAGGAGCCCTGGACGGCGGCCGAGGTCGACGAGCTGCGCGACGAGCTGACCGCCGAGGCCAAGCGGCTGCGCCAGGAGATCGACACCGCCGAGGCGGCCATCTCCGGGATGATGCGGGACTCCGGCGACGGCGCCGGCGACGACCAGGTGGACGCCGGTACCAAGAACATCTCCCGCGAGCACGAGCTCGCCCTCGCCAACAACGCGCGGGACATGCTCGCCCAGACCGAGCGCGCGCTTGACCGGCTGCGGGGGACCGGCTTCGGGCTCTGCGAGTCCTGCGGCGAAGCGGTGGGCAAGGCCCGGTTGCAGGCGTTCCCGCGCGCCACGCTCTGCGTCCAGTGCAAGGCCAAGCAGGAGCGGCGCTGA
- the ileS gene encoding isoleucine--tRNA ligase — protein sequence MTNPEEPRYRAVPAQVDLPALEHEVLAFWRDEKIFQRSLEQSEGRPEWVFYEGPPTANGMPGAHHIEARVFKDVFPRYRTMKGYHVGRKAGWDCHGLPVELAVEKELGFNGKQDIEAYGIAEFNARCRESVTRHTDAFAELTERMGYWVDMDQAYRTMDPDYVQSVWWSLKQIFDKGLLVQDHRVAPWCPRCGTGLSDHELAQGYETVVDPSVFVRFPLTSGPLAGEASLLVWTTTPWTLVSNTAVAAHPEVTYVVATDGSERLVVAEPLLAKALGEGWTATGQTFTGREMERWAYRRPFELVEIEDAHYVVNDTYVTTEDGTGLVHQSPAFGEDDLRVCRAYGLPVVNPVRPDGTFEAELPLIGGVFFKKADEALVADLQARGLLFRHLPYEHSYPHCWRCHTALLYYAQPSWYIRTTAVKDALLRENENTNWFPESIKHGRYGDWLDNNVDWALSRKRYWGTPLPIWTCEQGHLTCVGSLAELGELAGRDLSALDPHRPYIDDITLDCPECGTTATRVPEVIDAWYDSGSMPFAQWGYPYRNKELFEKRYPAQFISEAIDQTRGWFYSLMAVGTLVFDRNSYQNVVCLGHILAEDGRKMSKHLGNILQPIPLMDQHGADAVRWFMAAGGSPWSARRVGHGTIQEVVRKTLLTYWNTVAFQALYARTAGWAPSAADPAPQDRPLLDRWLLSELGILVREVDAALEGYDTQRAGKLLSGFVDDLSNWYVRRSRRRFWQGEPAALATLHEVVDTVTRLMAPLVPFITERVWQDLVVPVVPDAPASVHLASWPTADETLIDTGLSRHMALVRRLVELGRATRADSGVKTRQPLSRALIAAHGWEELPPELRGQIAEELNVAELASLSEVGGSLVDTTAKANFRALGKRFGKGVQDVARAIAAADAAVLSAALRAGGTATVEVSGEAVALTPEEVVVTETPREGWAVANESGATVALDLHITPELRRTGAARDVIRQIQEARKTSGLDVADRIVLRWTATDPETIAALAEHASLVADEVLAVDFAQGEADWESEPFTDESLGLSFRLRRA from the coding sequence ATGACCAACCCCGAAGAGCCCCGCTACCGGGCCGTACCCGCGCAGGTCGACCTGCCCGCCCTGGAGCACGAGGTGCTCGCCTTCTGGCGGGACGAGAAGATCTTCCAGCGCAGCCTGGAGCAGTCCGAGGGCCGCCCCGAGTGGGTCTTCTACGAGGGCCCGCCCACCGCCAACGGCATGCCCGGCGCCCACCACATCGAGGCCCGCGTCTTCAAGGACGTCTTCCCCCGCTACCGCACCATGAAGGGCTACCACGTCGGTCGCAAGGCCGGCTGGGACTGCCATGGGCTGCCGGTGGAGCTGGCCGTGGAGAAGGAGCTGGGCTTCAACGGGAAGCAGGACATCGAGGCGTACGGCATCGCCGAGTTCAACGCCCGGTGCCGCGAGTCGGTCACCCGGCACACCGACGCCTTCGCCGAGCTCACCGAGCGGATGGGCTACTGGGTCGACATGGACCAGGCCTACCGCACCATGGACCCCGACTACGTCCAGTCCGTCTGGTGGTCGCTGAAGCAGATCTTCGACAAGGGCCTGCTGGTCCAGGACCACCGGGTGGCCCCCTGGTGCCCCCGCTGCGGCACCGGCCTCTCCGACCACGAGCTGGCCCAGGGCTATGAGACCGTGGTCGACCCCTCGGTCTTCGTCCGCTTCCCGCTCACCTCCGGCCCGCTCGCCGGGGAGGCGTCGCTGCTGGTCTGGACGACCACTCCGTGGACCCTGGTCTCCAACACCGCCGTCGCCGCCCACCCCGAGGTCACCTATGTGGTGGCCACCGACGGCAGCGAGCGGCTGGTGGTCGCCGAGCCGCTGCTGGCCAAGGCGCTCGGCGAGGGCTGGACCGCCACCGGCCAGACCTTCACCGGCCGCGAGATGGAGCGCTGGGCCTACCGCCGCCCCTTCGAGCTGGTGGAGATCGAGGACGCGCACTACGTCGTCAACGACACCTATGTCACCACCGAGGACGGCACCGGACTGGTCCACCAGTCCCCCGCCTTCGGCGAGGACGACCTGCGGGTCTGCCGCGCCTACGGCCTGCCGGTGGTCAACCCGGTGCGCCCCGACGGCACCTTCGAGGCGGAGCTGCCGCTGATCGGCGGCGTCTTCTTCAAGAAGGCCGACGAGGCGCTGGTCGCCGACCTCCAGGCCCGGGGGCTGCTCTTCCGGCACCTGCCGTACGAGCACAGCTACCCGCACTGCTGGCGCTGCCACACCGCGCTGCTCTACTACGCGCAGCCGTCCTGGTACATCCGCACCACCGCCGTCAAGGACGCCCTGCTCCGCGAGAACGAGAACACCAACTGGTTCCCGGAGTCCATCAAGCACGGCCGCTACGGCGACTGGCTCGACAACAACGTCGACTGGGCGCTGAGCCGCAAGCGCTACTGGGGCACCCCGCTGCCGATCTGGACCTGCGAGCAGGGCCACCTCACCTGCGTCGGCTCGCTGGCCGAGCTGGGCGAGCTGGCCGGGCGCGACCTCTCCGCGCTGGACCCGCACCGCCCGTACATCGACGACATCACCCTCGACTGCCCGGAGTGCGGCACCACCGCCACCCGGGTCCCCGAGGTGATCGACGCCTGGTACGACTCGGGGTCGATGCCCTTCGCGCAGTGGGGCTACCCGTACCGCAACAAGGAGCTGTTCGAGAAGCGCTACCCGGCGCAGTTCATCTCCGAGGCGATCGACCAGACCCGTGGCTGGTTCTACTCGCTGATGGCCGTCGGCACCCTGGTCTTCGACCGGAACAGCTACCAGAACGTCGTCTGCCTGGGCCACATCCTGGCCGAGGACGGCCGCAAGATGTCCAAGCACCTGGGCAACATCCTCCAGCCGATCCCGCTGATGGACCAGCACGGCGCCGACGCGGTGCGCTGGTTCATGGCCGCCGGCGGCTCGCCCTGGTCGGCCCGGCGGGTCGGCCACGGCACCATCCAGGAGGTGGTCCGCAAGACCCTGCTCACCTACTGGAACACCGTCGCCTTCCAGGCCCTGTACGCCCGCACCGCCGGCTGGGCCCCCTCGGCCGCCGACCCGGCGCCGCAGGACCGGCCGCTGCTGGACCGCTGGCTCCTCTCCGAACTGGGCATCCTGGTACGGGAGGTGGACGCGGCGCTGGAGGGCTACGACACCCAGCGGGCCGGCAAGCTGCTCTCCGGCTTCGTGGACGACCTCTCCAACTGGTACGTACGCCGCTCCCGCCGCCGCTTCTGGCAGGGCGAGCCGGCCGCCCTGGCCACCCTGCACGAGGTCGTGGACACCGTCACCCGGCTGATGGCGCCGCTGGTGCCGTTCATCACCGAGCGGGTCTGGCAGGACCTGGTGGTGCCGGTGGTGCCGGACGCCCCCGCCTCGGTGCACCTGGCCTCCTGGCCGACCGCCGACGAGACGCTGATCGACACCGGCCTCTCCCGCCATATGGCGCTGGTCCGCCGCCTGGTGGAGCTGGGCCGGGCCACCCGCGCCGACTCCGGGGTGAAGACCCGTCAGCCGCTCTCCCGGGCGCTGATCGCCGCCCATGGCTGGGAGGAGCTGCCGCCCGAGCTGCGCGGCCAGATCGCCGAGGAGCTCAACGTCGCCGAGCTGGCCTCGCTGAGCGAGGTCGGCGGCTCCCTGGTGGACACCACCGCCAAGGCCAACTTCCGGGCGCTGGGCAAGCGGTTCGGCAAGGGCGTGCAGGACGTCGCCAGGGCCATCGCCGCCGCCGACGCCGCGGTGCTCTCCGCCGCGCTGCGCGCCGGGGGCACCGCCACCGTCGAGGTGTCCGGCGAGGCCGTCGCGCTTACCCCGGAGGAGGTCGTCGTCACCGAGACCCCGCGCGAGGGCTGGGCGGTGGCCAATGAGTCCGGCGCCACCGTCGCCCTGGACCTGCACATCACGCCCGAACTGCGCCGCACCGGCGCGGCCCGCGATGTGATCCGGCAGATCCAGGAGGCCCGCAAGACCAGCGGCCTGGACGTCGCCGACCGCATCGTGCTCCGCTGGACCGCCACCGACCCGGAGACCATCGCCGCACTGGCCGAGCATGCCTCACTGGTCGCCGACGAGGTGCTGGCCGTCGACTTCGCCCAGGGCGAGGCCGACTGGGAGTCGGAGCCGTTCACCGACGAGTCGCTGGGCCTCTCCTTCCGCCTCCGCCGGGCCTGA
- a CDS encoding DivIVA domain-containing protein — MPLTPEDVRNKQFTTVRLREGYDEDEVDAFLDEVEAELTRLLRENEDLRAKLAAATRAAAQNQQNMRKEQEQQQQRPNAPVPAAISGPPVPGQQQMPQQMGGPQQLGLPPGGQQQMGGPPQLPAGPGGPGPQQMGGPMPGQMGPGGGPGGPMGPGGPMGGPMGGPMGGPMGQQMGGPMGGQMGPGGGPHMPQQQQGPGGDSAARVLALAQQTADQAIAEARSEANKIVGEARSRAEGLERDARSKADALERDAQEKHRVAMGSLESARATLERKVEDLRAFEREYRTRLKSYLETQLRQLESQADDSLAPPRTPATASLPPATPSLPPAASMAPAGAPSGMGGQTFGGQPSFGGNGQPSFGGQQSFGGGNGQQGFGGGQGSPMAPAGMTQPMAAVRPQPPQPLQQAPTPMRGFLIDEENDN, encoded by the coding sequence ATGCCATTGACCCCCGAGGACGTTCGGAACAAGCAGTTCACGACCGTCCGCCTCCGCGAAGGCTATGACGAGGACGAGGTCGATGCCTTCCTCGACGAGGTGGAAGCAGAGCTGACCCGCCTGCTCCGCGAGAACGAGGACCTGCGCGCCAAGCTGGCCGCGGCGACCCGCGCCGCCGCCCAGAACCAGCAGAACATGCGCAAGGAGCAGGAGCAGCAGCAGCAGCGCCCCAACGCTCCCGTGCCCGCTGCCATATCCGGACCGCCCGTGCCGGGCCAGCAGCAGATGCCGCAGCAGATGGGCGGCCCCCAGCAGCTCGGCCTGCCCCCGGGCGGCCAGCAGCAGATGGGCGGCCCGCCGCAGCTTCCGGCCGGCCCCGGCGGCCCCGGTCCGCAGCAGATGGGCGGCCCGATGCCCGGCCAGATGGGCCCCGGTGGCGGCCCCGGCGGCCCGATGGGCCCCGGTGGTCCGATGGGCGGTCCCATGGGTGGCCCGATGGGCGGTCCCATGGGTCAGCAGATGGGCGGCCCCATGGGTGGCCAGATGGGTCCGGGCGGCGGTCCGCACATGCCGCAGCAGCAGCAGGGCCCGGGCGGCGACAGCGCGGCCCGCGTGCTGGCGCTCGCCCAGCAGACCGCCGACCAGGCCATCGCCGAGGCCCGCTCCGAGGCCAACAAGATCGTCGGCGAGGCGCGCAGCCGTGCCGAGGGTCTGGAGCGCGACGCCCGGTCCAAGGCCGACGCGCTGGAGCGGGACGCCCAGGAGAAGCACCGCGTCGCCATGGGGTCCCTGGAGTCGGCCCGGGCCACCCTGGAGCGCAAGGTCGAGGACCTGCGGGCCTTCGAGCGTGAGTACCGCACCCGTCTGAAGTCGTACCTGGAGACCCAGCTGCGGCAGTTGGAGTCGCAGGCGGACGACTCGCTCGCCCCGCCGCGCACCCCGGCCACCGCCTCGCTGCCTCCGGCGACCCCGTCGCTGCCCCCGGCGGCGTCGATGGCCCCGGCCGGTGCCCCCTCGGGCATGGGCGGGCAGACCTTCGGCGGTCAGCCGTCCTTCGGCGGCAACGGTCAGCCGAGCTTCGGCGGGCAGCAGTCGTTCGGCGGCGGCAACGGCCAGCAGGGCTTCGGCGGCGGTCAGGGCTCCCCGATGGCCCCGGCGGGTATGACCCAGCCGATGGCTGCGGTCCGTCCGCAGCCCCCGCAGCCGCTTCAGCAGGCTCCCACGCCGATGCGCGGCTTCCTCATCGATGAGGAGAACGACAACTGA
- a CDS encoding YggT family protein, producing MGIVSAVLYYALTVFLVILLFRLVMDWVFQFARSWHPGKAMVVVLEATYTVTDPPLKLLRRFIPPLRLGGVALDLSFFVLMIIVYVLISLVVRLPW from the coding sequence ATGGGCATCGTGTCGGCAGTGCTCTACTACGCACTGACCGTCTTCCTGGTCATCCTGCTCTTCCGGCTGGTGATGGACTGGGTGTTCCAGTTCGCCCGCTCGTGGCACCCCGGCAAGGCCATGGTTGTGGTCCTGGAGGCCACGTACACTGTCACGGATCCGCCGCTCAAGCTTCTGCGGCGGTTCATTCCGCCGCTACGTCTCGGGGGCGTGGCGCTCGACCTGTCCTTCTTCGTACTGATGATCATTGTGTATGTCCTGATCTCGCTCGTGGTGAGACTGCCGTGGTAA
- a CDS encoding cell division protein SepF, translating into MAGAMRKMAVYLGLVEDETYDGQGYDPDDDYDADPEPLRTGRTEEVPRQSAAAHAAAHAAHAAPAAQAVPIRQEPARMAPVSSITPDRRHVEKSAPVIMPKVVNEREPYRITTLHPRTYNEARTIGEHFRDGTPVIMNLTEMDDTDAKRLVDFAAGLVFGLHGSIERVTQKVFLLSPANVDVTAEDKARIAEGGFFNQS; encoded by the coding sequence ATGGCCGGCGCTATGCGCAAGATGGCGGTCTACCTCGGCCTCGTGGAGGACGAGACGTACGACGGCCAGGGGTACGACCCCGACGACGACTATGACGCGGACCCCGAGCCGCTGCGCACCGGACGCACCGAGGAAGTGCCCCGCCAGTCCGCGGCCGCCCATGCGGCCGCCCACGCGGCGCACGCCGCTCCGGCGGCACAGGCGGTACCGATCCGGCAGGAGCCGGCGCGGATGGCTCCGGTGTCCTCCATCACACCCGACCGCCGCCACGTGGAGAAGAGCGCCCCGGTGATCATGCCCAAGGTCGTCAACGAGCGAGAGCCCTACCGCATCACCACACTCCATCCTCGAACCTACAACGAGGCCCGCACCATCGGGGAACACTTCCGCGACGGAACCCCCGTGATCATGAATCTGACGGAGATGGACGACACCGACGCCAAGCGCCTCGTAGACTTCGCGGCTGGACTCGTCTTCGGTCTGCACGGCAGCATCGAGCGGGTGACGCAGAAGGTGTTCCTGCTGTCTCCTGCTAACGTCGATGTCACGGCGGAGGACAAGGCCCGTATCGCCGAGGGTGGGTTCTTCAACCAGAGCTGA